Proteins encoded in a region of the Dreissena polymorpha isolate Duluth1 chromosome 6, UMN_Dpol_1.0, whole genome shotgun sequence genome:
- the LOC127834764 gene encoding uncharacterized protein LOC127834764 — protein sequence MEAERDDRATFLSQLEDTNMDDVQCIDSPGRMIQAISTPVLHTMERAVSIPLPSQSEGYTSGSDVSEMAHSKPQTQRHQAEPQMLPTIVPPSTGPLEKLMPPQNQKRQSPRKQPILTSRVESTHNLSMEQETPGHQAMLPMYFPPSTGLLETSMSSQVQSRRSPRKHSISTSNLGPTDNLSMPSPHSSPQQASLASSSDVTEKVKLFPHVDIYVERKVLRKVCASAAKKGVKGGYYLMYGLLDQVFTLHELANSRGTGVGKPRPGDEHKPVLDQGKLDILRDFVIGWGRKNAGGVTFPLADLNNAVTERNSYARKQLKKRVE from the exons atGGAAGCGGAAAGGGATGACAGAGCAACTTTCCTGTCACAATTAGAAGATACGAACATG GATGATGTACAGTGCATAGACAGCCCAGGTAGAATGATTCAAGCGATATCAACACCTGTGCTGCACACTATGGAGAGAGCAGTTTCT ATTCCGCTACCATCTCAATCAGAAGGGTACACCTCAGGCAGTGATGTTTCTGAAATG GCACACTCTAAGCCACAAACCCAAAGGCATCAAGCAGAGCCACAAATGTTGCCGACCATTGTGCCGCCATCCACAGGACCTTTAGAAAAG TTAATGCCACCTCAGAATCAGAAACGACAATCGCCAAGGAAACAACCCATTTTGACATCCAGGGTTGAATCAACGCACAACTTATCAATG GAGCAAGAAACCCCAGGGCATCAGGCAATGCTACCTATGTACTTCCCTCCATCCACAGGACTTTTAGAAACG TCAATGTCCTCCCAGGTTCAGTCACGACGATCACCAAGAAAGCACTCCATCTCCACGTCCAACCTTGGACCAACAGACAACTTATCAATG CCATCTCCACACTCATCTCCCCAGCAGGCAAGCCTGGCATCAAGTTCAGATGTCACAGAAAAG gttaaactcttccCCCACGTCGACATTTACGTTGAACGGAAGGTTCTAAGGAAAGTGTGTGCATCAGCTGCCAAAAAAGGAGTAAAAGGGGGATACTACCTAATGTATGGGCTTCTAGACCAGGTTTTTACCCTGCATGAGTTGGCAAACTcaaggggaacaggagtgggcaAACCGCGCCCTGGTGACGAGCACAAACCTGTCCTCGACCAAGGAAAGCTAGATAtcttgagag ATTTTGTCATAGGCTGGGGAAGAAAGAATGCTGGAGGAGTTACCTTTCCGCTTGCTGACCTAAACAATGCAGTTACGGAAAGAAATTCCTATGCGAGGAAGCAATTGAAGAAACGTGTTGAGTGA